One region of Demequina sp. TMPB413 genomic DNA includes:
- a CDS encoding phosphoketolase → MENTVLSHPWAHRSAESATSEEISGIDRWWRATNYMSVGQIYLLDNPLLREPLHRDHVKARLVGHWGTTPGLNFIYAHLNRMIKARQQPSMYIIGPGHGGPGLVACSFLDGTYTETYPEITYDEAGLQRMFKRFSFPGGIPSHVAPETPGSIHEGGELGYALSHAYGAAFDNPDLLVAAVVGDGEAETGPLATSWHSNKFINPATDGVVLPILHLNGYKIANPTLLARIPEEELDQLMRGYGHKPHTFVGGFDDEPAESIHRRFSELMDTVMDEIADIKAEAKRNPDMPRPQWPMIIMRTPKGWTCPAKIDGKITEGSWRSHQVPLSNARDTEEHLRTLEDWLKSYKPEELFDDAGAPLPSTTALAPEGELRMSGAPQANGGLLLKDLRLPDFRKYALDVPAPGAGPGEATKALGAWLRDVMAANPNNFRIFAPDELASNRIQAVLEVTDKVWNARSEFDDDNMSPEGRVIEMLSEHQCQGWLEGYLLTGRHGLLTSYEAFIHIIDSMFNQHAKWLKTANELPWRRPVASLNYLLSSHVWRQDHNGFSHQDPGFIDHVVNKKAEVVRVYLPPDANTLLSTYHHVLRSRDYVNVVVAGKQPQAQWLTMDQAIDHCTRGIGIWDFASNVPLGEDPDVVLASAGDVPTLEVMAAIDIIREELPDLKVRMINVVDLMRLQPEKEHPHGMPDRDFDHMFTTDKPIIFNYHGYPWLIHRLTYRRTGHSNLHVRGYKEEGTTTSPFDMAMLNDIDRYHLVMDVIDQVPHLGSRAASLRQKLFDKRLAARRYARETGEDIPEVREWVWSDARDLIDPQAKAEAASSTGGDND, encoded by the coding sequence ATGGAGAACACCGTGTTGTCCCACCCCTGGGCGCATCGCTCCGCAGAATCAGCGACGTCAGAAGAAATCTCGGGAATCGACCGTTGGTGGCGTGCCACCAACTACATGAGCGTCGGCCAGATCTACCTGCTCGACAACCCCTTGCTCCGCGAGCCCTTGCACCGTGACCACGTCAAGGCGCGACTCGTTGGCCACTGGGGCACCACGCCAGGCCTGAACTTCATCTACGCGCACCTCAACCGCATGATCAAGGCGCGCCAGCAGCCCTCGATGTACATCATCGGCCCCGGGCACGGCGGCCCTGGCTTGGTCGCTTGCAGCTTCCTCGACGGCACGTACACCGAGACCTACCCAGAGATCACGTACGACGAGGCCGGCTTGCAGCGCATGTTCAAGCGCTTCTCGTTCCCTGGCGGTATCCCTTCCCACGTGGCCCCCGAGACGCCAGGCTCGATCCACGAGGGCGGCGAGCTCGGCTACGCGCTGAGCCACGCCTATGGCGCGGCCTTCGATAACCCAGACCTGCTCGTGGCCGCCGTGGTGGGCGATGGCGAAGCAGAGACCGGCCCGCTCGCGACGTCGTGGCACTCGAACAAGTTCATTAACCCTGCCACCGACGGCGTCGTCCTCCCGATCCTGCACCTCAACGGGTACAAGATCGCCAATCCGACTCTGCTTGCGCGCATCCCTGAAGAAGAGCTCGACCAGCTCATGCGCGGCTACGGTCACAAGCCACACACCTTCGTCGGCGGCTTCGATGACGAACCGGCCGAGTCCATTCACCGGCGCTTCTCCGAACTCATGGACACCGTGATGGACGAGATCGCCGACATCAAGGCTGAGGCGAAGCGCAACCCCGACATGCCGCGTCCGCAGTGGCCCATGATCATCATGCGCACGCCAAAGGGCTGGACGTGTCCCGCGAAGATCGACGGCAAGATCACAGAAGGTTCTTGGCGCTCGCACCAGGTGCCGCTGTCCAACGCGCGCGACACCGAGGAGCACTTGCGCACGCTCGAGGACTGGCTCAAGTCCTACAAGCCTGAGGAGTTGTTCGACGACGCCGGCGCGCCGCTGCCTTCCACCACGGCGCTCGCGCCAGAGGGCGAACTGCGCATGTCCGGTGCGCCACAGGCAAACGGCGGTCTGCTCCTCAAGGACCTGCGACTGCCCGACTTCCGCAAGTACGCGCTCGACGTCCCCGCACCAGGTGCGGGACCAGGCGAGGCCACCAAGGCACTCGGCGCGTGGCTCAGGGACGTCATGGCGGCCAATCCGAACAACTTCCGCATCTTCGCTCCTGACGAGCTCGCGTCCAACCGCATCCAGGCGGTGCTTGAGGTCACGGACAAGGTGTGGAACGCCCGTTCCGAGTTCGATGACGACAACATGAGCCCTGAAGGCCGCGTCATCGAGATGCTCTCTGAGCACCAGTGCCAGGGCTGGCTCGAGGGCTATCTGCTCACCGGTCGTCACGGTCTGCTGACGTCTTACGAGGCGTTCATCCACATCATCGACTCGATGTTCAACCAGCACGCCAAGTGGCTCAAGACCGCAAACGAACTGCCGTGGCGCCGCCCGGTCGCTTCGCTGAACTATTTGCTGTCGAGCCACGTGTGGCGCCAGGACCACAATGGCTTCAGCCACCAGGATCCTGGCTTCATCGACCACGTGGTCAACAAGAAGGCCGAAGTGGTGAGGGTGTACCTGCCGCCGGACGCCAACACGTTGTTGTCGACCTATCACCACGTCTTGCGCTCGCGCGACTACGTGAACGTGGTGGTGGCTGGCAAGCAGCCCCAGGCTCAGTGGCTCACGATGGACCAGGCGATCGATCACTGCACGCGCGGCATCGGCATCTGGGACTTCGCGTCCAATGTGCCGCTGGGCGAGGATCCCGACGTGGTGCTGGCTTCCGCCGGAGACGTGCCAACGCTTGAGGTCATGGCAGCGATCGACATCATCCGCGAGGAGCTTCCTGACCTCAAGGTGCGCATGATCAACGTGGTTGACCTCATGAGATTGCAGCCCGAGAAGGAGCACCCACACGGGATGCCCGACAGGGACTTCGACCACATGTTCACCACGGACAAGCCGATCATCTTCAACTACCACGGCTACCCCTGGCTGATCCACCGCCTCACCTATCGCCGTACGGGTCACTCGAACCTGCACGTGCGCGGCTACAAAGAAGAGGGCACCACCACGTCCCCCTTCGACATGGCGATGCTCAACGACATTGACCGCTATCACTTGGTCATGGACGTGATCGACCAGGTACCGCACCTCGGCTCACGTGCAGCGTCGCTGCGCCAGAAGCTGTTCGACAAGCGCCTGGCAGCCCGTCGCTATGCGCGCGAGACGGGGGAAGACATCCCCGAGGTGCGCGAATGGGTCTGGAGCGATGCACGCGACCTGATCGATCCACAAGCCAAGGCCGAGGCCGCATCCTCGACCGGCGGAGACAACGACTAG
- a CDS encoding ABC-F family ATP-binding cassette domain-containing protein: MAHLIGAEGLGVDFGTGPVLDGVTLGLEDGDRIGVVGANGAGKSTLISILAGLSPAHTGRVTRATGVRVGVVDQGDAFTPGATVLDAIVGDAATHEWAGDPRVRDVMSGLVPDLDADALVGELSGGQRRRVALARTLVADDDVLVLDEPTNHLDIDGVAWLAEHIKRRWAAGKGALVVVTHDRWFLDEVTTNTWEVVDAGVEQYEGGYAAYVLQRVERNRISAVTEQRRQNLLRKELAWLRRGAPARTSKPKFRIDAANELIADVPEVRDPIKLQRMAASRLGKEVVSLVNAHVTYPGTPPREVLRDVTWLIGPGERTGILGPNGAGKSTLLKLITGELEATKGHVKRGTTVRVAALSQHLAELEEWADQRVATVLKQYASIKLADGTEVTPGQLLERVGFNPAQLKTQVSALSGGQRRRLQILVVLLSQPNVLVLDEPTNDLDTDMLAALEDLLDSWPGTLIVVSHDRYLMERITDQQYAVMDGGLRHLPGGVDEYIALAQNVSRSGGGVGTFGPEAANAGATTSAGSPSSAGEGQGLGGADLRATQKEIAAVERRLKKVLQQKAELNAKMTAHDPTDYPGLAALAARLPVLDAEASQLEERWLELSEQLGH; the protein is encoded by the coding sequence GTGGCACATCTGATTGGCGCAGAGGGTCTCGGCGTCGATTTCGGCACCGGGCCTGTTCTCGACGGCGTCACCCTCGGTCTCGAGGACGGCGACCGCATCGGCGTCGTCGGCGCGAACGGTGCAGGCAAATCGACCCTCATCTCCATCCTGGCGGGCCTCTCCCCCGCCCACACCGGCCGCGTCACCCGCGCGACGGGAGTGCGCGTCGGCGTCGTCGACCAGGGCGATGCCTTCACGCCTGGCGCCACCGTGCTCGATGCGATCGTTGGCGACGCCGCGACGCATGAGTGGGCGGGCGACCCGCGCGTGCGCGACGTGATGTCGGGTCTCGTTCCTGACCTCGACGCCGATGCCTTGGTGGGCGAACTGTCTGGCGGCCAGCGGCGGCGGGTAGCGCTCGCTCGCACTCTCGTGGCCGACGACGACGTGCTGGTGCTCGACGAGCCGACCAACCACTTGGACATCGACGGAGTGGCTTGGCTGGCAGAGCACATCAAACGACGCTGGGCCGCAGGCAAGGGCGCTCTCGTGGTCGTCACCCACGACAGGTGGTTCCTCGACGAGGTGACCACCAACACGTGGGAGGTGGTCGATGCTGGCGTCGAGCAGTACGAGGGAGGCTACGCCGCCTACGTGCTCCAAAGGGTGGAACGCAATCGCATCAGCGCCGTCACCGAGCAGCGCCGTCAGAACCTCTTGCGCAAGGAACTCGCGTGGCTGCGCCGCGGCGCGCCCGCCCGCACCAGCAAGCCCAAGTTCCGCATTGACGCGGCCAATGAGCTGATCGCCGATGTCCCCGAAGTACGCGACCCCATCAAGCTTCAGCGCATGGCGGCTTCGCGCCTCGGCAAGGAAGTGGTGAGCCTCGTCAACGCTCACGTCACCTACCCCGGCACGCCCCCTCGCGAGGTGCTCCGCGATGTCACGTGGCTCATCGGGCCCGGCGAACGGACGGGCATTCTGGGCCCGAATGGCGCAGGAAAGTCGACCCTGCTGAAGCTCATCACCGGCGAGCTGGAGGCAACAAAGGGCCACGTCAAGCGCGGCACCACCGTGAGAGTCGCCGCGTTGTCGCAACACCTCGCGGAACTCGAGGAATGGGCCGATCAGCGAGTGGCCACCGTGCTCAAGCAGTACGCGTCGATCAAGTTGGCCGACGGTACCGAGGTCACGCCTGGCCAGCTGCTCGAACGCGTCGGCTTCAACCCGGCACAACTGAAGACTCAGGTCAGCGCCTTGTCTGGCGGCCAGCGTCGGCGCCTGCAAATCCTGGTGGTCCTCCTCAGCCAACCGAACGTCTTGGTGCTCGACGAACCCACCAACGACCTCGACACCGACATGCTTGCCGCGCTGGAGGACTTGCTCGACTCGTGGCCTGGCACCCTCATCGTCGTGAGCCACGATCGCTACCTCATGGAGCGGATCACCGACCAGCAGTACGCCGTCATGGACGGAGGGCTGCGGCACCTGCCTGGCGGCGTCGACGAGTACATCGCGCTCGCTCAGAACGTCTCTCGCAGTGGCGGTGGAGTTGGGACATTTGGGCCGGAGGCGGCCAACGCTGGCGCCACGACGTCGGCAGGGTCACCATCGTCGGCTGGTGAGGGTCAAGGACTTGGCGGGGCGGACCTGCGAGCCACGCAGAAGGAGATCGCCGCGGTCGAGCGTCGGCTCAAGAAGGTGCTCCAGCAAAAGGCCGAACTGAACGCGAAGATGACGGCCCACGACCCGACGGACTACCCGGGCCTCGCGGCGCTCGCCGCACGGCTACCGGTACTCGACGCCGAGGCGTCCCAGCTCGAGGAGCGGTGGCTCGAACTGAGCGAGCAACTGGGCCACTGA